In a genomic window of Allomeiothermus silvanus DSM 9946:
- a CDS encoding membrane lipoprotein lipid attachment site-containing protein, which translates to MQRLFFYIGALAVLAGCQHSSPVTPGQPSPVAGQTCPQWVHDRYWVQGPDGQFYRTWHPPVDPEYGCVFGHEHGDDPRTSLANPTLPPFGYINRQAGVDEPHEGFKVFVANKGTVNDEGRVALTSSRIVAHMGTGGVGRFTRQHHSLIFDLVAEDGHRVHLQGMADTRLAGSICERDQRLNDGDPNNDIGRTVVTLPGTGCDVGSLYEIWTFSLDVEKATAIVSTAVFDPITVMDPADRSRLIPTKDVFPQAGDPKGCNREAYHGPTYWYNGSGPTVFYTDAYGKPGGNLRQEVSNHTDIGIPMAYRADGALNQFKYHRPTCASGIGAKN; encoded by the coding sequence CACTCCAGCCCGGTTACGCCTGGCCAACCCTCTCCGGTGGCCGGGCAGACCTGCCCGCAATGGGTACACGACCGCTACTGGGTGCAGGGTCCGGACGGCCAGTTCTACCGCACCTGGCACCCGCCGGTAGACCCTGAATACGGCTGTGTTTTCGGCCATGAACATGGCGATGACCCCCGCACTAGCCTGGCCAATCCCACGCTTCCTCCTTTCGGCTATATCAACCGCCAGGCTGGGGTAGACGAGCCCCATGAAGGGTTCAAGGTCTTCGTGGCAAATAAAGGGACTGTCAACGACGAGGGGCGGGTAGCCCTTACCAGTTCGCGGATTGTGGCCCACATGGGCACCGGCGGGGTGGGCCGTTTCACCCGGCAGCACCACTCGCTGATCTTCGACCTGGTGGCCGAAGATGGGCACCGGGTGCATTTGCAGGGTATGGCCGATACCAGGCTGGCCGGTTCGATCTGCGAGCGGGACCAGCGTCTCAACGACGGAGATCCGAATAACGACATTGGCCGCACCGTAGTCACGCTGCCCGGTACGGGTTGCGATGTGGGTTCGCTATATGAGATTTGGACTTTTTCGCTGGATGTGGAGAAGGCTACGGCCATCGTCTCTACTGCGGTGTTTGACCCCATCACGGTGATGGACCCGGCAGACCGCTCGAGGCTCATACCTACCAAAGATGTCTTCCCCCAAGCCGGTGACCCCAAAGGCTGTAACCGCGAGGCCTACCATGGCCCCACCTACTGGTATAACGGCTCCGGCCCTACCGTTTTCTATACCGATGCTTACGGCAAGCCAGGGGGAAACTTACGGCAAGAGGTCTCTAACCACACCGATATCGGTATCCCCATGGCCTACCGCGCAGACGGTGCCCTTAACCAGTTCAAATACCACCGCCCAACCTGCGCTTCAGGCATAGGCGCGAAGAACTAG